One region of Erwinia tracheiphila genomic DNA includes:
- a CDS encoding T3SS effector HopA1 family protein: MQPIIPRFTNTQQLQSSSVDVKKLLDHGSLEVNGKTYRISAAEGAKINVEMASKAKGFFNAVENMMGSAGESKAIAQILESKPRLVRSNALPMYDKIDLTAGPSGHAGRAGNSTMPADNSRQRLQYWAEQANKLKDPSKRDIYRLYKSHKPGLPKVGAQEGKRMLHLAIKLDGVDRVNVFPQHSVPLAKEEIEEYLQNHPLAANDFIMFQRNNVSAADHHASRITLSVHPLHAAQLPEMLHKLIRDKDYLHLAKIAHPSFFGQDTDSVILYLNGHLGEAVNLMHEIQEQLPPGALVNHNPAGMYPLAKGFSYAESAAGDVSSYGNSRAAIIHRALTEKTSGNFEKRLQSQLVAKGYDPQHPAFVKNSPSLDIIK, from the coding sequence ATGCAGCCGATTATCCCTCGTTTTACTAATACTCAGCAGTTACAGTCATCTTCTGTCGATGTCAAAAAACTCCTCGATCACGGCTCGCTGGAAGTGAATGGCAAGACTTATCGCATCAGCGCAGCGGAAGGCGCGAAAATTAATGTTGAAATGGCCAGTAAAGCCAAAGGCTTTTTTAATGCGGTCGAAAATATGATGGGCTCTGCCGGAGAAAGCAAAGCCATCGCGCAGATACTGGAAAGTAAACCGCGTCTGGTGCGCTCGAATGCTCTGCCTATGTATGATAAGATCGATCTGACCGCTGGGCCGTCTGGTCATGCAGGCCGGGCAGGGAACAGCACAATGCCCGCTGACAATTCGCGCCAGCGACTGCAATATTGGGCAGAACAGGCGAATAAGCTGAAAGATCCCAGCAAACGTGATATCTACAGGCTTTATAAGTCTCATAAGCCAGGTTTGCCGAAAGTTGGAGCGCAGGAGGGGAAACGCATGCTGCACCTGGCTATAAAGCTTGATGGCGTTGATAGAGTAAATGTTTTTCCGCAGCATAGTGTACCGCTCGCGAAAGAAGAGATTGAAGAATATCTGCAAAATCATCCGCTGGCCGCGAATGATTTTATTATGTTCCAGCGTAACAACGTTAGCGCCGCTGATCACCACGCCAGCAGAATTACGCTTAGTGTTCATCCGCTACATGCTGCGCAGCTGCCAGAGATGCTGCATAAGTTAATCCGTGACAAAGATTACCTTCATCTGGCTAAAATCGCGCACCCCTCTTTTTTTGGTCAGGACACCGACAGTGTCATCCTTTATCTCAACGGTCATCTTGGTGAAGCAGTCAATCTGATGCATGAAATTCAGGAACAGCTGCCCCCAGGCGCGCTGGTTAATCACAATCCTGCCGGAATGTATCCGCTGGCAAAAGGCTTTTCCTATGCTGAAAGCGCTGCAGGTGATGTGTCCAGTTATGGTAATTCACGCGCCGCAATTATTCACCGTGCACTGACAGAAAAAACATCGGGTAATTTTGAAAAACGTCTTCAGTCCCAGCTGGTAGCCAAAGGCTATGATCCTCAGCATCCGGCATTTGTCAAAAATTCGCCCAGCCTGGACATCATTAAATAA
- the tnpA gene encoding IS200/IS605 family transposase: MTKETDIRRGRHCVFLMHVHLVFVAKYRRKIFDQDAIEKLRSYFASICADFDVELVEMDGECDHVHLLINYPPKLAVSNMVNSLKGVSSRLLRRDRPDIALHYYYKGVLWTPGYFASSCGGAPISIIRQYIEQQQTPG; encoded by the coding sequence ATGACAAAAGAAACTGATATTCGCCGTGGAAGACACTGTGTTTTCCTAATGCACGTTCACCTGGTGTTTGTAGCCAAATATCGTCGAAAGATATTCGATCAGGATGCCATTGAAAAGCTACGCAGCTACTTTGCCAGCATCTGCGCTGATTTTGATGTTGAACTGGTTGAGATGGACGGAGAATGCGATCATGTGCATTTGCTAATCAACTACCCGCCAAAGCTCGCAGTATCGAATATGGTCAACAGTCTTAAAGGCGTATCCAGCAGGCTGCTTCGCCGTGACCGGCCAGATATCGCCCTACACTATTACTACAAAGGCGTTCTGTGGACACCGGGCTACTTTGCAAGTAGTTGCGGTGGAGCGCCGATTTCGATCATCCGGCAATACATCGAACAGCAGCAAACACCAGGTTAG
- the acnB gene encoding bifunctional aconitate hydratase 2/2-methylisocitrate dehydratase, whose amino-acid sequence MLEEYRKHVAERAAEGIVPKPLDASQMAALVELLKNPPAGEEEFLSDLLINRVPPGVDEAAYVKAGFLAAVAKGEASSPLVTPEKAVELLGTMQGGYNIHPLIDALDDEKLAPGAAKALCNTLLMFDSFYDVEEKAKADNPHAQQVLQSWADAEWFLSRPKLAEKITVTVFKVTGETNTDDLSPAPDAWSRPDIPLHALAMLKNARDGIEPDDAGNIGPIKQIEALQQKGFPLAYVGDVVGTGSSRKSATNSVLWFMGDDIPYVPNKKGGGVVLGGKIAPIFFNTMEDAGALPIELDVDQLNMGDVIDIFPYTGEVKNHETGDVLSTFELKTDVLLDEVRAGGRIPLIIGRGLTSKARESLGLPHSDVFRQAKDVAASTRGYSLAQKMVGRACGTEGIRPGTYCEPKMTSVGSQDTTGPMTRDELKDLACLGFSAELVMQSFCHTAAYPKPVDVSTHHTLPDFIMNRGGVSLRPGDGIIHSWLNRMLLPDTVGTGGDSHTRFPIGISFPAGSGLVAFAAATGVMPLDMPESVLVRFKGKMQPGITLRDLVHAIPLYAIKQGLLTVEKKGKKNIFSGRILEIEGLPDLKVEQAFELSDASAERSAAGCTIKLGKDPIIEYLNSNIVLLKWMISEGYGDRRTLERRIQGMEKWLADPQLLEGDADAEYAAVIDIDLVEIKEPILCAPNDPDDARLLSDVQGEKIDEVFIGSCMTNIGHFRAAGKLLDSHKGQLPTRLWVAPPTKMDAAQLTEEGYYSVFGKSGARIEIPGCSLCMGNQARVKDGATVVSTSTRNFPNRLGNGANVYLASAELAAVASLLGKLPTPDEYQQFMDQVDKTAVDTYRYLNFDQLSQYTDKADGVIFQTTV is encoded by the coding sequence GTGCTAGAAGAATACCGTAAGCACGTTGCCGAGCGTGCAGCCGAAGGGATCGTTCCTAAACCGTTAGATGCTTCCCAAATGGCCGCGCTGGTTGAACTGCTGAAGAACCCGCCAGCGGGTGAAGAAGAATTCCTGTCCGATCTGCTAATTAATCGCGTTCCACCGGGTGTTGATGAGGCCGCTTACGTGAAAGCAGGTTTCTTGGCGGCTGTTGCAAAAGGCGAAGCCAGCTCCCCACTGGTCACCCCGGAAAAAGCCGTAGAGCTTCTGGGCACCATGCAGGGCGGTTATAATATTCACCCGCTGATCGACGCGCTGGATGATGAAAAACTGGCCCCCGGTGCTGCGAAAGCTTTGTGCAACACGCTGCTGATGTTTGACAGCTTCTACGATGTGGAAGAAAAAGCCAAAGCGGACAACCCCCATGCGCAGCAGGTTCTGCAATCCTGGGCTGATGCTGAATGGTTCCTGTCCCGCCCCAAACTGGCAGAAAAAATTACCGTTACCGTTTTTAAAGTCACCGGTGAAACCAATACCGACGATCTCTCTCCTGCTCCTGACGCCTGGTCCCGCCCTGATATTCCTCTGCACGCGCTGGCTATGCTGAAAAACGCCCGTGATGGTATTGAACCGGATGATGCAGGTAACATTGGCCCGATCAAGCAGATCGAAGCCTTGCAGCAGAAAGGCTTTCCGCTGGCCTACGTCGGTGATGTGGTCGGTACAGGTTCATCCCGTAAATCCGCCACCAACTCTGTGCTGTGGTTTATGGGAGACGACATTCCCTACGTGCCGAACAAAAAAGGCGGCGGCGTGGTGCTCGGCGGTAAAATAGCGCCGATCTTCTTCAATACGATGGAAGATGCGGGCGCACTGCCGATTGAGCTGGATGTTGACCAGCTCAACATGGGCGATGTGATCGACATCTTCCCTTACACTGGCGAAGTGAAAAATCATGAAACCGGAGACGTGCTGTCCACCTTTGAGCTGAAAACCGACGTCCTGCTGGATGAGGTGCGTGCCGGAGGCCGTATTCCGCTAATTATCGGACGTGGACTGACCAGCAAAGCGCGTGAGTCTCTCGGCCTGCCACACAGTGATGTGTTCCGCCAGGCGAAAGACGTGGCGGCAAGCACCCGCGGCTACTCGCTGGCGCAGAAAATGGTGGGACGTGCCTGCGGTACCGAGGGTATTCGCCCCGGCACCTATTGCGAACCGAAAATGACCTCGGTTGGTTCTCAGGATACCACTGGCCCGATGACCCGTGATGAGCTGAAAGACCTGGCCTGTCTCGGTTTCTCTGCCGAACTGGTGATGCAGTCATTCTGTCATACCGCCGCGTATCCCAAGCCGGTTGACGTTTCCACTCACCACACGCTGCCAGACTTTATTATGAACCGCGGCGGTGTCTCTCTGCGTCCGGGCGACGGCATAATCCATAGCTGGTTGAACCGCATGCTGCTGCCGGATACCGTTGGCACGGGCGGGGATTCACATACTCGTTTCCCGATTGGCATCTCGTTCCCGGCAGGCTCCGGGCTGGTGGCTTTTGCGGCGGCGACGGGCGTGATGCCGCTGGATATGCCGGAATCGGTGCTGGTGCGCTTCAAAGGGAAAATGCAGCCGGGTATCACCCTGCGTGATTTGGTTCACGCCATACCGCTGTATGCCATCAAACAGGGCTTGCTGACCGTTGAGAAGAAAGGCAAGAAAAACATCTTCTCTGGGCGCATTCTCGAAATTGAGGGGCTACCGGACCTGAAAGTTGAGCAGGCGTTTGAGTTGTCCGATGCCTCTGCTGAACGTTCTGCAGCCGGATGCACCATCAAGTTGGGCAAAGATCCGATTATCGAATACCTGAATTCCAACATCGTGCTGCTGAAGTGGATGATCTCAGAAGGTTACGGCGACCGCCGTACGCTGGAGCGCCGTATTCAGGGAATGGAGAAATGGCTGGCCGATCCGCAGCTGCTGGAAGGGGATGCGGATGCGGAATATGCTGCGGTGATCGATATCGATCTGGTGGAAATCAAAGAACCTATTCTGTGTGCGCCGAACGATCCAGACGATGCCCGTCTGTTGTCGGATGTTCAGGGCGAGAAGATCGATGAGGTCTTTATCGGTTCCTGCATGACCAACATTGGTCACTTCCGCGCCGCGGGTAAGCTGCTGGACAGCCATAAAGGCCAGCTGCCAACCCGCCTGTGGGTGGCTCCGCCAACCAAAATGGACGCGGCGCAGCTGACGGAAGAGGGGTATTACAGCGTCTTTGGTAAGAGCGGCGCGCGTATTGAGATTCCTGGCTGTTCGCTCTGTATGGGCAACCAGGCGCGGGTGAAAGATGGCGCGACTGTGGTGTCCACCTCAACCCGAAACTTCCCGAACCGCCTGGGCAACGGTGCCAATGTTTATCTGGCTTCGGCCGAACTGGCGGCAGTCGCATCCTTACTGGGCAAGCTGCCTACGCCGGATGAATATCAGCAGTTTATGGACCAGGTAGACAAGACGGCGGTGGATACTTACCGTTATCTGAACTTCGACCAGCTTTCTCAGTACACCGATAAAGCCGACGGTGTAATTTTCCAGACGACGGTATAA
- a CDS encoding IS1 family transposase (programmed frameshift) gives MAKVDVVCPQCNETHAVRCNGHSASGAQRYICKHCSKTFQLNFSYSGAKPDTHQTIVNMAMNGYGCRDTARVLGISLNTVLRHVKKISPKQVAENIDPETEVVICCEAGEQWSYVRCKSNPRWLFYAYDRIRKRALAHVFGPRNAPTLRRLLALLSKFNLAFYMTDAWPVYKVLLSATGHVVSKKYTQRTERHNLNLRTHIKRLTRRTICFSKSEEMHDKIIGWYLTLHHYQ, from the exons ATGGCTAAAGTTGATGTCGTCTGCCCTCAGTGCAATGAAACTCATGCTGTACGATGTAACGGACATTCAGCATCCGGTGCCCAACGTTACATCTGCAAGCATTGTTCAAAGACCTTTCAGCTCAACTTTAGTTACTCCGGTGCCAAACCAGACACACACCAGACCATTGTTAATATGGCCATGAATGGTTACGGATGTCGCGATACCGCACGGGTTCTCGGTATCAGCCTCAATACGGTTCTGCGGCACGTAAA AAAAATTTCGCCAAAGCAGGTAGCTGAGAATATCGACCCCGAAACGGAGGTTGTTATCTGCTGTGAAGCCGGTGAACAATGGTCTTACGTGCGGTGTAAAAGCAATCCCCGGTGGTTGTTCTATGCTTATGACCGTATTCGCAAACGTGCTCTGGCCCACGTCTTCGGCCCGAGAAATGCCCCGACCCTGCGACGATTGCTGGCCCTGTTAAGCAAATTTAACCTTGCCTTTTATATGACAGATGCCTGGCCGGTTTATAAAGTTCTGTTAAGTGCAACAGGCCACGTGGTGAGCAAGAAATATACCCAACGGACAGAACGACATAATCTTAATCTTCGCACACATATCAAACGACTGACCCGCAGAACAATTTGCTTTTCTAAGTCAGAGGAAATGCACGATAAGATCATCGGTTGGTATCTTACTCTTCATCATTATCAATAA
- a CDS encoding YhcH/YjgK/YiaL family protein: MIGGNLNVLTLTTLPPALYALLARSEHCLEALQAQDDGKFQPVGENWFYTIAVAHTAPAETRHTEFHRQYLDIQIVLEGTEIIDFSWIDAHQQQAEEKKRPVYYCPGAAPTLGPPQSGRFCDLLSGGSAPVRKAIFKIPLAMLASRQ; encoded by the coding sequence ATGATCGGCGGAAATCTCAATGTCCTGACTCTGACTACCTTACCACCCGCGCTGTACGCGCTGCTTGCCAGGTCGGAACACTGCCTTGAAGCGTTGCAGGCTCAGGATGACGGTAAATTTCAGCCTGTGGGTGAAAACTGGTTTTACACAATCGCCGTAGCCCATACCGCCCCGGCGGAAACCCGGCATACGGAATTTCATCGTCAGTATCTTGATATCCAGATCGTGCTGGAAGGTACTGAGATCATCGATTTTTCCTGGATCGATGCGCACCAGCAGCAGGCCGAAGAAAAAAAACGACCCGTTTATTATTGCCCAGGCGCGGCTCCCACACTCGGTCCACCTCAAAGTGGGCGATTTTGTGATCTTTTATCCGGGGGAAGCGCACCAGTGCGTAAAGCGATATTTAAAATTCCGCTGGCCATGCTGGCGTCACGACAATGA
- a CDS encoding DeoR/GlpR family DNA-binding transcription regulator, translating into MNGQRRLDQIMDYLKSHNLVTVEQLVAVITASPATIRRDLIKLDREGVISRSHGGVTLNRFIPVQPTTLEKMQRNLAEKQAIARTAAAMIGSGDAIVLDAGTTMMELARQLTHLQIRVITADLHIALFFSEFKQIEVTIIGGRIDDSSQSCVGDHGRRLLRNLYPDLAFVSCNSWSLKKGITAPTEEKAGLKEDLLINARRRVLLADSSKYGSWSLFCATPLQNLTDIITDKQLAEEAHGELNEQPFTLLLSLRVLLAPHKKCCFRSKSHASLSTINR; encoded by the coding sequence ATGAACGGACAACGTCGCCTTGACCAGATTATGGACTATCTGAAAAGTCATAATCTGGTGACTGTCGAACAGCTGGTGGCTGTGATTACCGCGTCACCAGCCACTATTCGTCGGGATTTAATTAAGCTCGATCGCGAGGGCGTAATCAGCCGTTCCCACGGCGGCGTGACGCTTAATCGTTTCATTCCTGTCCAGCCGACCACTCTTGAGAAAATGCAGCGTAATCTGGCAGAAAAGCAGGCGATTGCGCGTACGGCAGCGGCCATGATCGGTTCGGGCGATGCGATTGTGCTGGATGCTGGTACCACCATGATGGAACTGGCGCGCCAGTTGACGCACCTTCAAATCCGGGTGATCACCGCCGATCTGCATATCGCGCTGTTTTTTTCTGAATTCAAGCAGATAGAAGTGACCATTATTGGCGGTCGCATCGATGATTCCAGCCAGTCCTGCGTGGGCGACCACGGCCGTCGGCTACTGCGCAACCTCTATCCTGACCTGGCCTTTGTCAGCTGTAATTCGTGGAGTCTGAAAAAAGGGATCACTGCCCCTACGGAGGAAAAGGCCGGACTGAAAGAAGACCTGCTGATCAATGCCCGTCGTCGGGTGCTGCTGGCCGACAGCAGCAAGTACGGTTCCTGGTCGCTGTTTTGCGCGACGCCGCTGCAAAATCTTACCGATATCATCACCGATAAACAGCTGGCTGAAGAGGCTCATGGTGAACTGAATGAGCAGCCTTTTACACTGCTGCTGTCACTCAGGGTGCTTTTGGCACCACATAAGAAATGTTGCTTCCGTAGTAAATCTCACGCATCTCTTTCCACAATAAATCGGTAA
- the speD gene encoding adenosylmethionine decarboxylase: MADSSENQDCHHNALSHHNRGRPIDEQYNANRLTEILSKTCSIIGANVLNIARQDYEPQGASVTILVSEELIDPKDIDTSEHPGPLPNSVVAQLDKSHICVHTYPESHPQSGLCTFRADIEVSTCGVISPLKALNYLIHQLESDIVTIDYRVRGFTRDVNGVKHYIDHQINSIQNFMSEDMKSMYDMVDVNVYQENIFHTKMLLKEFDLRHYLFNTKPEELSPQEHKRITDLLWKEMREIYYGSNISYVVPKAP, encoded by the coding sequence ATGGCAGACTCCTCAGAAAATCAAGACTGCCATCATAATGCCCTTAGCCACCACAACAGGGGAAGACCCATTGACGAACAGTACAATGCGAATCGCCTGACGGAAATCCTCAGCAAGACCTGCTCAATTATCGGCGCGAATGTGTTAAATATCGCCCGCCAGGATTACGAACCACAGGGAGCCAGCGTCACCATTCTGGTGAGCGAAGAACTGATCGATCCAAAAGATATCGACACCTCTGAGCATCCCGGCCCGCTGCCCAATTCGGTGGTGGCTCAACTTGATAAAAGCCATATCTGCGTTCACACCTATCCAGAAAGTCATCCTCAAAGCGGGCTCTGTACTTTCCGTGCCGATATCGAAGTATCAACTTGCGGCGTGATTTCTCCTCTGAAAGCACTGAACTATCTGATTCACCAGCTGGAGTCAGATATTGTCACCATCGACTACCGCGTGCGCGGCTTCACCCGCGATGTGAACGGCGTGAAGCACTATATCGACCATCAAATCAATTCGATCCAGAATTTTATGTCAGAAGACATGAAGTCGATGTACGACATGGTGGATGTGAACGTGTACCAGGAAAACATCTTTCACACCAAGATGCTGCTGAAAGAGTTCGATCTCAGACACTATCTGTTCAACACCAAACCGGAAGAATTAAGCCCGCAGGAACACAAGCGGATTACCGATTTATTGTGGAAAGAGATGCGTGAGATTTACTACGGAAGCAACATTTCTTATGTGGTGCCAAAAGCACCCTGA
- a CDS encoding ISL3 family transposase, which produces MDEKSLYAHILNLSAPWQVKSLSLDEKSGSVTVIVGIVGHTQLTCPTCGKSCPIHDHRRRKWRHLDTCQFTTLVEADVPRIDCPEHGCQTLPVPWAGPGSRYTLLFEAFVLSWLKISTVDAVRKQLKLSWNAVDGIMMRAVKRGLARIKQPLSARHLCVDEVGFKKGHQYVTVISDRQGRALQLTDDRGVESLASYLRSLRDHQLEEIKTLSMDMNTAYISAARIHLPNAVDKIAFDHFHVAKMLCAIVDKTRQAEMKQIPSSDRKDAHRSRYLWFYSKQNRFGRRAERLEVARLVLPQTNQCWVMKELARDLWHRRYDDHSRKLWQEWMAMAKDTGIPLMVSIARMVAKRLYGILNAMKNRVSNGNAESLNSKIRLLRIKSRGFRNKERFKLGVMFHYGKLNMAF; this is translated from the coding sequence ATGGACGAAAAGTCCCTCTATGCCCATATCCTTAACCTGTCCGCACCGTGGCAGGTAAAATCCCTTTCTCTTGATGAAAAATCTGGTTCAGTGACTGTGATTGTCGGCATTGTCGGGCACACTCAACTGACCTGTCCAACATGCGGTAAATCCTGCCCCATACATGACCACCGGCGTCGCAAATGGCGTCACCTCGATACCTGTCAATTCACCACGCTGGTTGAAGCTGATGTACCCCGCATTGACTGCCCCGAGCACGGTTGCCAGACACTGCCGGTTCCGTGGGCGGGGCCAGGCAGCCGCTACACCCTGTTGTTCGAAGCCTTTGTTCTTTCATGGCTGAAAATTAGCACCGTGGATGCTGTCAGAAAGCAGCTCAAACTCAGTTGGAATGCCGTGGACGGCATCATGATGCGCGCAGTAAAACGAGGCCTGGCCCGGATAAAACAACCCTTATCGGCCCGTCATCTCTGCGTGGATGAAGTCGGGTTCAAAAAAGGACACCAGTACGTCACCGTTATCTCTGACAGGCAGGGACGCGCTTTGCAACTGACCGACGATCGCGGTGTAGAAAGTCTTGCCAGTTATCTGCGTAGCCTGAGAGATCACCAGCTTGAAGAGATAAAAACGCTGTCTATGGACATGAACACGGCCTATATCAGTGCTGCACGCATCCATCTCCCCAATGCCGTGGATAAAATCGCCTTCGATCACTTCCATGTGGCAAAAATGTTGTGCGCCATCGTTGATAAAACCCGTCAGGCTGAGATGAAACAGATCCCGTCGTCAGACAGGAAAGACGCCCACCGCTCACGCTACTTATGGTTTTACAGCAAACAAAATCGCTTTGGGCGCCGCGCTGAGAGGTTAGAAGTTGCCCGGCTGGTGTTACCGCAAACGAACCAGTGCTGGGTAATGAAAGAGCTTGCCCGCGATCTGTGGCACCGCCGCTATGACGACCATAGCCGTAAGTTGTGGCAGGAATGGATGGCGATGGCTAAAGACACCGGCATACCACTCATGGTCAGCATTGCCCGCATGGTGGCAAAGCGGCTTTACGGCATTCTGAATGCGATGAAAAACCGGGTATCGAACGGCAATGCGGAGTCTCTGAACAGTAAAATACGGTTGCTGAGGATCAAGTCACGGGGCTTCAGGAATAAAGAACGGTTCAAGCTGGGCGTAATGTTCCACTACGGGAAGCTGAACATGGCGTTCTGA
- the speE gene encoding polyamine aminopropyltransferase: MAEKDRWYETLHTGFGQYFSVDQVLYREQTRHQDLIIFENASLGRVMALDGVVQTTERDEFIYHEMMTHVPLLAHGNVKRVLIIGGGDGAMLREVSRHHSIQQITMVEIDAGVVAFCQQYLPEHSAGAYQDSRLNLVIDDGVNFVSQCSDKFDVIISDCTDPIGPGESLFTSAFYQGCHRCLNENGIFVAQNGVCFLQQEEAVNSHRKLSHYFRDVSFYQAAIPTYYGGIMTFAWASDNPALRHLDSATLQARFAATGLRCRYYNPAIHTGSFALPQYLLNALAD, translated from the coding sequence ATGGCTGAAAAGGACAGATGGTATGAAACGCTTCACACTGGTTTTGGGCAGTATTTTTCTGTCGACCAGGTACTCTACCGTGAGCAAACCAGGCATCAGGATCTGATCATCTTCGAAAATGCGTCGCTGGGGCGAGTAATGGCGCTGGATGGCGTGGTGCAAACTACCGAACGCGACGAATTCATTTACCACGAGATGATGACCCACGTCCCGCTGCTGGCGCATGGCAATGTAAAACGCGTACTGATTATCGGCGGTGGCGACGGTGCTATGTTGCGTGAAGTCAGCCGTCATCACAGCATTCAACAGATCACCATGGTGGAAATCGACGCAGGCGTGGTGGCATTCTGCCAGCAGTATCTGCCCGAACACAGCGCGGGCGCTTATCAGGACTCCCGGCTGAATCTGGTTATCGATGACGGCGTGAATTTTGTCAGCCAGTGCAGCGATAAATTTGACGTCATTATCTCTGACTGCACCGATCCCATCGGTCCCGGTGAAAGCCTGTTCACCTCTGCTTTTTATCAAGGTTGCCATCGCTGCCTCAACGAAAATGGCATCTTTGTCGCCCAGAACGGCGTGTGCTTCCTGCAACAGGAAGAAGCGGTTAACAGCCATCGTAAACTGAGCCATTACTTCCGCGACGTCAGTTTTTATCAGGCGGCCATCCCGACCTATTATGGCGGTATCATGACCTTTGCCTGGGCCAGCGACAATCCGGCACTGCGCCACCTGGATAGTGCGACCCTCCAGGCACGCTTTGCTGCAACCGGCCTTCGCTGCCGTTACTACAATCCGGCGATCCACACAGGCAGCTTTGCCCTGCCGCAATATCTGTTAAATGCGCTGGCCGACTGA
- a CDS encoding YacC family pilotin-like protein produces MKKSVKALLLLGLFGFSSTSLALSESEAEDLADLTAVFVYLKNDCGYRDLPDDQIRRALLFLARQNRWDLSNYNSYNMKSLGEDSYKDLSGIAVPNDMKCKSLARDSLNLLAYVK; encoded by the coding sequence ATGAAGAAAAGCGTCAAGGCTCTGTTGTTGTTGGGTCTGTTTGGCTTCTCGTCGACAAGTCTTGCCCTGAGCGAGTCAGAAGCAGAGGATCTCGCGGATCTGACGGCCGTGTTTGTTTATCTGAAAAACGACTGCGGCTATCGCGATCTGCCGGACGATCAGATCCGCCGGGCGCTGCTGTTTCTCGCACGTCAGAATCGCTGGGATCTGAGTAATTACAACAGTTACAACATGAAATCACTTGGCGAGGACAGCTATAAGGATCTCAGCGGCATAGCCGTTCCAAACGACATGAAATGTAAATCCCTGGCACGGGACTCCCTCAATCTTCTCGCCTACGTCAAATAA